A single Streptococcus thermophilus DNA region contains:
- the dnaG gene encoding DNA primase, giving the protein MVIDKALIEDIKSITNIVDVIGEVVSLNRAGRNYLGLCPFHKEKTPSFNVIEDRQFYHCFGCGKSGDVFKFLEEYRQISFQESVKVLADRLGIAVTIDAPRQAQQQNSPNQALYDLHEDALKFYHAVLTTTKIGEAARAYLYERGMTDDLLKTFQIGLAPDEPDYLYQSVSKKYDEEVLTESGLFNLSENNRIFDTFKNRIMFPLKNEFGKTIGFSGRVWTKEDIEKGQAKYKNTRATRIFNKSYELYHLDQAKPVIQKTHEVYLMEGFMDVIAAYRAGHVNAVASMGTALTPEHVNRLRKLTKKIVLTYDGDKPGQNAIAKSLELLSDFQVDIVKIPDSMDPDEYLQKTSEKALGKLLVESRISDVEFWIGQLKPANVDNLQAEIAYVEQIAKIIAKSPSVTAQNSYISKVADLLPDFDFFQVEQAVNNARLTMRNQQTAQLSAASNSAYESSASGLRGTVKLPSTPKITGLRRAENQLFHRMLNHPMILNDYRMRDDFFFQTPELEELFQILKRDGQIDTVALSVLSQEVQTAYYQVLEEILPPETNLEEVQAIEERRNHFLREQDFRKQSKQIRESSNHGDVDAAVEALQMLIAQKRDME; this is encoded by the coding sequence ATAGTGATTGATAAAGCTTTAATAGAAGATATTAAGAGCATTACCAACATCGTCGACGTGATTGGTGAAGTTGTCAGTCTTAATCGTGCTGGCCGCAATTACCTTGGTCTCTGCCCCTTCCATAAGGAGAAAACCCCCTCATTTAATGTTATTGAGGACAGACAGTTTTACCATTGTTTTGGTTGTGGCAAGTCTGGCGACGTCTTCAAATTTTTAGAAGAATATCGTCAGATTTCTTTCCAAGAAAGTGTCAAGGTTCTGGCAGACCGCTTAGGTATTGCAGTTACAATAGATGCACCAAGACAGGCTCAGCAGCAGAACTCTCCTAATCAAGCCCTCTATGATCTTCATGAGGATGCGCTGAAGTTTTATCACGCAGTCTTGACGACGACTAAGATAGGAGAAGCGGCGCGTGCCTACCTCTATGAGCGTGGCATGACTGACGATTTACTTAAGACCTTTCAGATTGGTCTAGCCCCTGACGAACCAGATTATCTCTATCAGTCTGTATCAAAAAAATATGACGAAGAGGTACTGACAGAATCAGGTCTTTTTAATCTTTCTGAAAATAATCGTATTTTCGATACTTTTAAAAATCGAATCATGTTTCCACTCAAAAATGAGTTTGGAAAGACAATCGGTTTTTCAGGACGTGTTTGGACTAAGGAAGATATTGAAAAAGGACAGGCCAAGTACAAGAATACTAGGGCTACCCGTATTTTCAATAAGTCCTATGAACTCTACCACTTGGATCAGGCTAAACCAGTGATACAGAAGACACATGAGGTTTATCTGATGGAGGGGTTCATGGATGTCATTGCCGCCTATAGAGCTGGGCATGTTAATGCAGTGGCTTCTATGGGAACGGCTCTGACTCCTGAGCATGTCAATCGTCTTCGTAAACTGACTAAAAAAATAGTTCTAACCTATGATGGTGATAAACCTGGGCAAAATGCGATTGCCAAGTCTTTGGAACTGTTATCGGATTTTCAAGTTGATATAGTTAAAATTCCAGACAGTATGGACCCTGATGAATATCTACAGAAAACATCCGAAAAGGCCTTGGGTAAACTCTTGGTTGAGTCCCGCATTTCAGATGTGGAATTTTGGATTGGACAGCTCAAGCCTGCTAATGTAGACAACCTTCAAGCGGAGATTGCCTATGTCGAGCAGATTGCAAAGATTATTGCTAAGTCGCCTTCTGTAACGGCACAAAATTCCTACATTTCTAAGGTGGCTGACCTTTTGCCAGACTTTGATTTTTTCCAAGTTGAGCAAGCGGTCAATAACGCACGGTTGACCATGAGAAATCAGCAGACGGCTCAATTATCAGCTGCTAGTAATAGTGCTTACGAGTCTTCAGCATCAGGACTTAGAGGGACGGTCAAACTACCTTCTACACCTAAGATTACAGGTCTTCGTCGCGCGGAAAATCAACTCTTCCATCGCATGCTTAATCATCCTATGATTTTAAATGATTATCGTATGCGGGATGACTTTTTCTTCCAAACACCTGAGTTAGAAGAACTCTTTCAGATTTTGAAGCGAGATGGTCAAATTGATACGGTAGCCTTGTCTGTGCTTTCTCAAGAAGTACAAACAGCCTATTATCAGGTTTTAGAGGAAATTTTGCCACCTGAAACCAATTTAGAGGAAGTCCAGGCTATTGAAGAGCGTAGAAATCATTTTCTGAGGGAACAGGACTTCCGTAAGCAAAGTAAACAAATAAGAGAATCAAGTAACCACGGTGATGTGGATGCAGCGGTGGAAGCCCTGCAAATGCTCATCGCCCAAAAACGAGATATGGAGTAA
- the mscL gene encoding large conductance mechanosensitive channel protein MscL, whose product MIKGFKDFLFKGNVLDLAVAVVMGAAFNAIVTSLVSDIITPLILNPVVKAANVENLSKLSWNGITYGSFLSAVINFIIVGTTLFFVVKAAGKGTAHGQKQAEEAAEESGPSQEELLAEIRDLLANK is encoded by the coding sequence ATGATTAAAGGGTTTAAAGACTTTTTGTTCAAGGGTAACGTCCTTGATCTTGCTGTAGCTGTTGTTATGGGGGCTGCTTTCAACGCTATTGTCACTTCACTTGTAAGTGATATCATCACACCACTTATCCTTAACCCAGTTGTTAAGGCTGCTAACGTTGAAAACCTCTCTAAATTGTCATGGAACGGTATCACATACGGTAGCTTCTTGAGCGCAGTTATCAACTTCATCATCGTTGGTACTACTCTCTTCTTCGTTGTTAAAGCTGCTGGTAAAGGAACAGCTCATGGTCAAAAACAAGCTGAAGAAGCTGCTGAAGAATCTGGTCCATCACAAGAAGAATTGCTTGCTGAAATCCGCGACCTTCTTGCAAACAAATAA
- the rpsU gene encoding 30S ribosomal protein S21: MSKIVVRKNESLDDALRRFKRSVTKAGTLQEARKREHYEKPSVKRKRKSEAARKRKKF; the protein is encoded by the coding sequence ATGTCAAAAATAGTAGTACGTAAAAACGAATCACTTGACGACGCTCTTCGTCGTTTCAAACGTTCTGTGACTAAAGCTGGTACTCTTCAAGAGGCTCGTAAACGTGAACATTACGAAAAACCTTCTGTAAAACGTAAACGTAAATCAGAGGCAGCTCGCAAACGTAAAAAATTCTAA
- a CDS encoding ABC transporter substrate-binding protein, translating into MKKLFLGAMAFLVAVTLVACGSKKDADESIKENKKLVVAVSPDYPPFEFKTLVDGKDQVVGSDIKLAQAIANELGVKLEVTTMSFDNVLSSLQSGKADLAISGISVTDERKKTFDFSDPYYETQNAIIVRKDQESTYSSLDALKGKKVAVQKGTIEEGLAKKQLKDSTVISLTAMGEAINEVKSGQVDAVDLEKPVAEGYVAQNSDLALASVALKVDDGDAKAVAMAKGNDKLKEAVNKVIKKLKADGTYDEYIKDASKYTAAE; encoded by the coding sequence ATGAAAAAACTTTTCCTCGGGGCGATGGCTTTCCTTGTTGCTGTAACTTTGGTAGCTTGTGGGTCAAAAAAAGACGCTGACGAATCTATTAAAGAAAATAAAAAACTTGTCGTGGCTGTCAGCCCAGACTATCCACCATTTGAGTTCAAAACTTTGGTGGATGGTAAAGACCAAGTAGTTGGTTCAGATATCAAGTTGGCACAAGCTATTGCGAATGAACTCGGTGTTAAGCTTGAAGTTACAACAATGAGCTTTGATAACGTGCTCTCAAGCCTTCAATCAGGTAAGGCTGATCTTGCTATTTCAGGTATCTCAGTAACAGACGAACGTAAGAAAACCTTTGATTTCTCAGATCCTTACTACGAAACACAAAATGCCATCATCGTTCGTAAAGATCAAGAGTCTACTTACTCAAGTCTTGATGCTCTCAAAGGTAAGAAAGTAGCAGTTCAAAAAGGTACCATTGAAGAAGGTCTTGCTAAGAAACAATTGAAAGATTCAACAGTCATATCACTTACAGCAATGGGTGAGGCGATTAACGAGGTGAAATCTGGTCAAGTTGATGCTGTTGACCTTGAAAAACCAGTAGCAGAAGGTTACGTGGCACAAAATTCAGATTTGGCCTTGGCAAGTGTTGCCCTCAAAGTTGATGATGGCGATGCAAAAGCAGTCGCTATGGCTAAAGGCAACGACAAATTGAAAGAAGCAGTCAATAAAGTCATCAAAAAATTGAAAGCAGATGGTACTTACGACGAGTATATCAAGGATGCTTCTAAATATACAGCAGCTGAATAA
- a CDS encoding aminotransferase, with product MKLPRFGVEEWLNVHEKSAICDIAGVSIKALTMRELFDLSGLDKDAFFAQLLKKKMDYGWIEGSPEFKTQVASLYKNMPVDNVLQTNGATGATMLALYALIEPEDHIISMYPTYQQLYDIPKSLGAEVDLWEVEEDKGWLPDLDQLRRLIRPNTKMICINNANNPTGALMDAAYLGDLVAIAKEVGAYIFSDEVYRSFDQPSPSIVDLYEKGIAVNSLSKTYSIPGIRVGWVASNTKVANILRDYRDYTMICAGVFDDMVATLVLENKEAILERNRQIIEENLALMDEWIAKEPKASWIRPASVSTSFVKLDVDRPIEVFALELLQEYGVLVVPGNRFDKESHVRIGYCCDKEVLQKGLEKLSQFLNKC from the coding sequence ATGAAGCTACCACGTTTTGGTGTTGAAGAATGGCTTAATGTCCATGAAAAATCTGCCATTTGTGATATCGCAGGAGTTTCAATTAAGGCCCTTACAATGAGAGAATTATTTGACCTATCAGGCCTTGATAAGGATGCCTTTTTTGCTCAATTACTAAAGAAAAAAATGGATTACGGCTGGATTGAAGGTTCACCAGAGTTCAAAACTCAGGTAGCTAGCTTATACAAGAACATGCCAGTTGATAATGTCCTCCAAACCAACGGAGCTACAGGAGCTACTATGTTAGCGCTTTATGCTCTCATTGAGCCTGAGGACCATATCATCTCCATGTATCCAACCTATCAACAGCTCTATGACATTCCCAAGTCACTAGGAGCGGAAGTGGATCTCTGGGAAGTTGAGGAGGACAAGGGCTGGTTGCCTGATTTGGACCAACTACGTCGTCTGATTCGTCCCAATACCAAGATGATTTGCATTAACAATGCTAACAATCCGACCGGTGCCCTTATGGATGCTGCTTACCTTGGGGATCTAGTGGCTATCGCTAAAGAAGTGGGAGCCTATATCTTTTCAGATGAGGTCTATCGTAGTTTTGACCAGCCTTCACCTTCTATCGTCGATTTATATGAAAAGGGAATTGCGGTTAACAGTCTTTCAAAGACTTATTCGATTCCTGGTATTCGAGTCGGCTGGGTGGCTTCTAATACTAAGGTGGCAAACATACTACGTGACTACCGCGATTACACAATGATTTGCGCCGGTGTCTTTGACGATATGGTGGCTACCCTTGTTTTGGAAAATAAAGAAGCCATCTTGGAACGTAATCGTCAGATTATAGAGGAAAATCTAGCTCTTATGGATGAGTGGATTGCCAAAGAGCCTAAGGCTAGCTGGATTCGTCCTGCCAGTGTGTCAACCTCCTTCGTCAAATTAGATGTTGATCGTCCCATTGAAGTGTTTGCCTTAGAGCTTCTACAGGAGTACGGTGTACTTGTGGTTCCAGGTAACCGTTTTGACAAGGAGTCACATGTCCGTATTGGTTATTGTTGCGATAAGGAAGTTCTTCAAAAGGGCTTGGAAAAACTGTCGCAATTTCTTAATAAATGTTGA